A window of the Cystobacter fuscus genome harbors these coding sequences:
- the nrfD gene encoding NrfD/PsrC family molybdoenzyme membrane anchor subunit: MSKGIRPEELDKRGDGRDIDTSRGELSGEGAWQRVKQLDEANPAREVMHTRPTRSDVTSATPSYYGQPVLKEPVWIWTIPLYFHVGGTAGAASLLGATAEVLGGERLRPLGVRCRWIGAVGDSVSAGLLIHDLGRPERFLHMLRVFRPTSPMNLGTWILSGSGAMNGAAAVLSGQKGWLGRAGDGAALIGGLLGMPLAGYTAVLITNTSVALWQSVHKSLPLLFMAASVAGAGSLLQLLPHAPEEERVLHLFGMGGKVAALAAGLATHRDASRVEAVGRPLRRGWTGAMWVAAHVCTAASLALDVWPERRRPATKVAAAVLGTAGALLTRFALFHAGKTSSRDPQATFQGQRQGLGAAEVTGHSHASDGRPLKFPLPVLRDAPTST, encoded by the coding sequence GTGAGCAAGGGCATCCGGCCAGAGGAGCTGGACAAGCGCGGGGATGGGCGCGACATCGACACGAGCCGGGGCGAGCTGTCCGGCGAGGGCGCCTGGCAGCGGGTGAAACAGTTGGACGAGGCCAACCCCGCGCGCGAGGTGATGCACACGCGGCCCACCCGATCCGACGTCACCTCGGCGACGCCGAGCTACTACGGGCAGCCCGTGCTCAAGGAGCCGGTGTGGATCTGGACCATTCCGCTCTACTTCCACGTGGGCGGCACGGCGGGCGCGGCGAGCCTCCTGGGCGCGACGGCGGAGGTGCTCGGCGGCGAGCGTCTGCGGCCGCTGGGGGTGCGGTGCCGGTGGATCGGCGCGGTGGGCGACAGCGTGAGCGCGGGACTGCTCATCCATGACCTGGGCCGGCCCGAGCGCTTCCTCCACATGCTGCGCGTCTTCCGTCCCACCTCGCCCATGAACCTGGGCACGTGGATCCTCTCGGGCTCGGGTGCGATGAACGGCGCGGCCGCGGTGCTCTCGGGCCAGAAAGGCTGGCTCGGGCGCGCGGGAGACGGCGCGGCCCTGATCGGGGGCCTCCTGGGCATGCCACTCGCGGGGTACACGGCGGTGCTCATCACCAACACGTCGGTGGCCCTGTGGCAGTCCGTCCACAAGAGCCTGCCCCTCTTGTTCATGGCCGCGTCGGTGGCGGGCGCGGGCAGCCTGCTCCAACTGCTGCCCCACGCGCCCGAGGAGGAGCGAGTCCTCCACCTGTTCGGCATGGGGGGAAAGGTGGCCGCGCTCGCCGCGGGGCTCGCCACCCACCGCGACGCCTCGCGCGTGGAGGCCGTGGGCAGACCGCTGCGCCGGGGCTGGACGGGGGCGATGTGGGTGGCGGCCCACGTCTGCACCGCGGCCTCGCTCGCGCTGGACGTGTGGCCAGAGCGGCGACGTCCGGCGACGAAGGTGGCCGCGGCGGTGCTGGGCACGGCGGGGGCGCTGCTCACGCGCTTCGCCCTGTTCCACGCGGGCAAGACGTCGTCGAGAGATCCCCAGGCCACCTTCCAGGGACAGCGCCAGGGCCTGGGCGCCGCCGAGGTGACGGGACACTCCCACGCCTCGGACGGCAGGCCGCTGAAGTTCCCCCTGCCCGTGCTGCGCGACGCACCCACCTCGACGTGA
- a CDS encoding 4Fe-4S dicluster domain-containing protein, whose translation MGHKGFFTDTTLCIGCKACEVACKQWNQLPEDGLELTGMSYDNTGHLGASTWRHVAFVERPVPLPGQTVGLLDFSWLMSSDVCKHCQRAGCLEACPTGAIIRTEFDTVYVQPDVCNGCGYCVTACPFGVIDRREDDGRAWKCTLCYDRLGEGMTPACAKACPTASIQYGDVDELRERARRRVEQLHERGLGQAYLYGAEPENQPGTGGLNAFFLLVDKPEVYNLPPDPVVPTMKGKESWAMAGWGALGMAALALGAVLLGRGKHA comes from the coding sequence ATGGGACACAAGGGCTTCTTCACCGACACGACCCTCTGCATCGGCTGCAAGGCGTGCGAGGTGGCCTGCAAGCAGTGGAACCAGTTGCCCGAGGACGGCCTGGAGTTGACGGGCATGTCCTACGACAACACGGGGCACCTGGGCGCCTCCACCTGGCGGCACGTGGCGTTCGTCGAGCGGCCCGTGCCCCTGCCCGGGCAGACGGTGGGGCTGCTCGACTTCTCGTGGTTGATGAGCTCGGACGTGTGCAAGCACTGCCAGCGCGCGGGGTGCCTGGAGGCGTGTCCCACGGGCGCCATCATCCGCACCGAGTTCGACACCGTGTACGTGCAGCCGGACGTGTGCAACGGCTGCGGCTACTGCGTGACGGCATGTCCCTTTGGCGTCATCGACCGGCGCGAGGACGACGGGCGCGCGTGGAAGTGCACGCTCTGCTACGACCGGCTGGGCGAGGGCATGACGCCCGCGTGCGCCAAGGCGTGCCCCACCGCGTCCATCCAGTACGGCGACGTGGACGAGCTGCGCGAGCGCGCCCGGCGCCGGGTGGAGCAATTGCACGAGCGGGGCCTGGGCCAGGCGTACCTGTATGGCGCGGAGCCGGAGAACCAGCCGGGCACGGGGGGGCTCAACGCCTTCTTCCTGCTCGTGGACAAGCCCGAGGTCTACAACCTGCCGCCCGATCCCGTGGTGCCGACGATGAAGGGCAAGGAGTCCTGGGCGATGGCGGGCTGGGGTGCGCTGGGCATGGCGGCGCTGGCGCTCGGGGCGGTGCTGCTCGGAAGGGGGAAGCACGCGTGA
- a CDS encoding serine/threonine-protein kinase, producing the protein MSSQAASDSSDCPAAPTKGPQGSGTDPLLGTCLGSFRLTRKLDQGGMGTVYLGEHVDIGSRVAIKVLHPRLSASCQVMRRFRMEARAVNLIGHENIVSIIDINPAPPRPYLVMEYLEGEPLSALLARGPVRPEVAVALLTQVCDALEATHAQGIVHRDLKPENLFLVQRGQGPAFVKVLDFGIAKLMDAEDRNTDTAEGAIVGSADYMAPEQSRGERLDGRADLYALGVIAYQLLTGRRPFVEKSLTALLLAHQTKQPIAPHVLRSGVPSALSSVILRTLAKDPEERYQNAAALRGALQVALEQGHARPTTRATPTTLSTFVPNPALDLPVRVTTPGPGATSETLRCTELTRAGMFLCTQRLPSLLSRLTVSLEHPEGELSCECEVVRHVLPDEALAWGMEPGFGVQLVEPSISFKAAVAHLMLGQPLDTLRPPIDPAVEAEVEQILAPYHVRGIEDLYAVLALATDKSCEELRLRARRAGQALERLCERPISPALRARVHVVLDRVRKAADTLGHPRRRALYDAERGNFAGVVRCLSEGLTVSQLEELRHDFLARHPHSQASLKAHLARARTHHQAGMLALAREDYERALLLDPLSLDLHRQYHAVCRALEREAPVPPRNKASGA; encoded by the coding sequence ATGTCCAGCCAAGCTGCTTCAGACAGCAGTGATTGCCCCGCCGCGCCCACCAAGGGGCCGCAGGGCTCCGGGACGGATCCTCTCCTGGGAACGTGTCTGGGCAGCTTCCGGCTCACCCGCAAGCTGGATCAGGGCGGCATGGGCACCGTGTACCTGGGCGAGCACGTGGACATTGGCAGCCGCGTGGCCATCAAGGTGCTCCACCCCCGGTTGAGCGCCTCGTGCCAGGTGATGCGCCGCTTCCGCATGGAGGCGCGCGCGGTGAACCTCATCGGCCACGAGAACATCGTCAGCATCATCGACATCAACCCGGCGCCGCCAAGGCCCTACCTCGTCATGGAGTACCTGGAGGGCGAGCCCCTGTCGGCGCTGCTCGCCCGGGGTCCGGTGCGCCCCGAGGTGGCCGTGGCCCTGCTCACCCAGGTGTGCGACGCGCTGGAGGCCACGCACGCCCAGGGCATCGTCCACCGGGATCTCAAACCGGAGAACCTCTTCCTCGTGCAGCGCGGCCAGGGCCCCGCCTTCGTCAAGGTGCTCGACTTCGGCATCGCCAAGCTGATGGACGCCGAGGATCGCAACACCGACACCGCCGAGGGCGCCATCGTCGGTTCGGCGGACTACATGGCGCCGGAGCAGTCGCGCGGTGAGCGGTTGGATGGCCGCGCGGACCTCTATGCGCTGGGCGTCATCGCCTACCAGTTGCTCACCGGGCGGCGGCCCTTCGTGGAGAAGTCGCTCACCGCGCTGCTGCTCGCGCACCAGACCAAGCAGCCCATCGCCCCGCACGTGCTGCGCTCCGGGGTGCCCTCGGCGCTCTCCAGCGTCATCCTCCGGACGCTCGCCAAGGATCCCGAGGAGCGCTACCAGAATGCCGCCGCGCTGCGAGGCGCGCTCCAGGTGGCGCTCGAGCAGGGCCACGCGCGGCCCACCACCCGCGCCACGCCCACCACCCTGTCCACCTTCGTGCCCAATCCCGCGTTGGATCTGCCCGTGCGGGTGACGACGCCGGGCCCCGGCGCCACGAGCGAGACGCTGCGCTGCACGGAGCTCACGCGCGCGGGCATGTTCCTGTGCACCCAGCGCCTCCCCTCCCTGCTGTCGCGGCTGACGGTGTCCCTCGAGCACCCCGAGGGCGAGCTGAGCTGTGAGTGCGAGGTGGTGCGGCACGTGCTGCCCGACGAGGCGCTCGCCTGGGGCATGGAGCCGGGCTTCGGCGTGCAGCTCGTGGAGCCCTCCATCTCCTTCAAGGCCGCGGTGGCGCACCTGATGCTCGGCCAGCCGCTGGACACGCTGCGCCCCCCCATTGATCCGGCCGTGGAGGCCGAGGTGGAGCAGATACTCGCCCCGTACCACGTGCGCGGCATCGAGGATCTCTACGCCGTGCTCGCGCTGGCGACGGACAAGAGCTGCGAGGAGCTGCGGCTGCGCGCGCGCCGAGCCGGACAGGCCCTGGAGCGGCTGTGCGAGCGGCCCATCTCCCCGGCGCTGCGCGCCCGCGTCCACGTGGTGCTCGATCGCGTGCGCAAGGCGGCCGACACGCTCGGCCACCCGCGGCGCCGCGCCCTCTACGACGCCGAGCGCGGCAACTTCGCCGGCGTGGTGCGCTGTCTGTCCGAGGGACTCACCGTGAGCCAGTTGGAGGAGCTGCGCCATGACTTCCTCGCCCGGCATCCGCACAGTCAGGCCTCGTTGAAGGCCCACCTGGCCCGGGCGCGCACCCACCACCAGGCCGGCATGCTCGCGCTCGCGCGGGAGGACTACGAGCGCGCCCTGCTGTTGGATCCCCTCTCCCTGGACCTGCACCGGCAGTACCACGCCGTCTGCCGCGCGCTGGAGCGCGAGGCGCCCGTCCCCCCGCGGAACAAGGCCTCGGGCGCCTAG
- a CDS encoding ankyrin repeat domain-containing protein, with amino-acid sequence MANLIDAVRLGDAGVVRALFERDPQSLHRGDARGMTPLMWAAWHGTVELVSWLLAHGAQAAVKDIRGATALMLAAERGHLEAVRELIPRADVDERGEALRHAVGAGQHEVTAWLLDEAGAPLEYGGAEGKTPLTCAVLGGHSALADELLRRGADVAAPSSHFLALENLQDSGWQPLHYAADRRHALLVQQLLDAGAAVDAATTLGTTPLMLAVLQGDEDTVRLLLRAGAEPLREDLGRASALSLSRRQGKPHITRLLERRAEEAPLTRVLHRVRGVGGRAT; translated from the coding sequence ATGGCCAACCTGATTGATGCCGTGCGTCTGGGAGACGCGGGCGTGGTCCGAGCGCTGTTCGAGCGGGATCCCCAATCCCTGCACCGGGGAGACGCGCGGGGGATGACGCCACTGATGTGGGCCGCCTGGCATGGCACGGTGGAGCTGGTGAGCTGGCTGCTCGCGCACGGCGCGCAGGCGGCGGTGAAGGACATCCGGGGCGCCACGGCGCTGATGCTCGCGGCCGAGCGGGGCCACCTGGAGGCGGTGCGCGAGCTGATCCCCCGGGCGGACGTGGACGAGCGGGGCGAGGCGCTGCGGCACGCGGTGGGCGCCGGGCAGCACGAGGTGACGGCCTGGCTGTTGGACGAGGCGGGAGCGCCGCTCGAGTACGGCGGAGCGGAGGGCAAGACGCCCCTGACGTGCGCCGTGCTCGGAGGCCACTCGGCCCTGGCGGACGAGCTGCTGCGGCGGGGGGCGGACGTGGCGGCGCCCAGCTCCCACTTCCTCGCCCTGGAGAACCTCCAGGACTCCGGCTGGCAACCCCTGCACTACGCCGCGGACCGCCGGCACGCGCTGCTCGTGCAACAACTGCTCGACGCGGGCGCCGCGGTGGACGCCGCGACGACCCTGGGCACCACCCCGCTGATGCTGGCCGTGCTCCAGGGGGACGAGGACACCGTGCGGCTGCTGTTGCGCGCGGGCGCGGAGCCACTGCGCGAGGACCTGGGCCGCGCCAGCGCGCTGTCGCTGTCGCGGCGGCAGGGCAAACCCCACATCACCCGGCTGCTCGAGCG